One window from the genome of Cryptomeria japonica chromosome 6, Sugi_1.0, whole genome shotgun sequence encodes:
- the LOC131037525 gene encoding uncharacterized protein At2g34160, translated as MEGISEGIENISLNETQLKRNRIQVSNTKKPLFFYVNLSKRYLQQHEEVELSGLGMAIATVVTVAEILKNNGFAVEKKIFTSTIDMKEETRGRAIQKAKVEIILVKSSNFDELMASAAAEKELVDVDENS; from the exons ATGGAAGGAATAAGCGAGGGAATTGAAAACATAAGTTTGAATGAGACCCAGTTGAAGAGGAACAGGATCCAGGTTTCCAATACAAAGAAACCCCTCTTCTTCTATGTAAATCTTTCCAAG AGATATTTGCAACAGCATGAAGAAGTAGAACTTTCTGGTCTCGGAATGG CCATTGCAACGGTTGTTACTGTAGCTGAAATATTGAAGAATAATGGATTTGCAGTGGAGAAAA AAATCTTTACATCTACAATTGACATGAAGGAAGAGACAAGGGGTAGGGCAATTCAGAAGGCGAAG GTCGAAATAATATTGGTGAAGTCAAGTAACTTTGACGAGCTGATGGCTTCTGCTGCTGCGGAAAAAGAACTTGTTGATGTAGATGAAAACAGTTAG